The Hymenobacter sp. DG25A nucleotide sequence CAGCGGCTGAAGGCTGGTGCAGAGCGACGCCGTGGGGATAATCTCCCGGCTGATGCCCGCATCGGTGCTGTACCATTCCAGTTTGAGGATGTTGCTCCCGGCTATGTCGCCGTAATGCACCAGAATATTGTGCAGCCCTTTGGTGAGGTATATGGTGGCGGTTTTTTCGGTGGGCCCGTGGCTGCCACCATTTTTTATGGCGGCAGCTGCCTCCGTGGGCGTAGCCAGCACGGCATTATCCAACCACAGAAAAGAGGCATCATCCGAAGTCAGGTACAGCGTGTAGGTACCCGCTTTCTGCACCATCAGACTGCCCCGTATCCGCACGCTGAAGTTATCCTTGGCGCCGGGGCTAGCCCCGGGGGCGCTGGTAGCGGGAGGCGAAATGCTTCCCCAGCTAGCAGTGCTCGTAAAGTTCAGGAGAGGATCTACCCGCGTCAGGCCCGGCGTATGGGCCGCAAAGAAGCTCTGGTCATCGTTGAAATAGCCGGCGTAATATTCGGCGTAAAGACCATTAGTAGCGGCCTGGCCGCCGGCATCCTGCCCGGTGCAGGCTACGGCTGGCCCTTGCGCCTGAGCTACCAGACCCTGCAGGCTTAAAATAACCAGACCTAAGAAAAATGAACCACGCTGTAAAATCGGTGAAAAAAGATGCTTCATAACCTCAGAATTTAAAGTGAACCACCTTGCCTTAGAGGTTAAAAATATCTTTCTTTCGTGAAATATAAAAATACTTTATTAGAATTATTATATGAATATTATAAGTATTTCTGCTTGATATATAACTATGGAAAGCATATATCTTGCAGCAAACTGTTCATGGCGAATATCGAACTACTGCTATCTTCGCAGAATAAAGCCCAAATCTTATACTTACTGATTCAGGAGCCGCTACCCGATCTGTTGGACGCATTTATGGACACCGCACTTTGCCTGCCTGTTTTAGAACCTGCTCCCGAATTGCTTATTTGCCGTCGCGCTACCTTCCTTTGCGCGGCTCTTTTCCCCGTTCATGTCGCATTCCCGAGTTAAGCTGCCTGCCTGCGCTAACTGCGCCTATCCGTTTCCCGAAGGACAGCCCAATGAGTTTTGCCCGCGCTGCGGCCAGCAGAATCATGAAATAAACCTCTCCTTTGGCCACGTGCTGGAAGAAACGCTGGAGGGCGTGTTTCATTTCGACTCCAAAGTCTTCCGCACGCTTCGGCTGCTGCTGTTCAAACCCGGCCGCCTCACCCAGCTGTTCAACGATGGGCACCGGGTAGATTTTGTCCCGCCCATCCGGCTGTATGTGTTTATCAGCTTTGTGTTCTTCCTGCTGCTTTCGATGCAACACAGTGATTCGGGCAAGAAGGAGAAGGTATTTTCTGATATTAAAGTAACCACAGAGGCCGATAAACGAGACCTGGCCACTGCCGATTCGCTGCTGCAGAATACAGTGGGAGAAAAGCCTTTTGGTGTCACCGTGGGCAAGCCCTACAGCAAGGACACCACCAATATCTTCGATCTGAAATTAAGCCAGCGGGACGTGCAATGGTTCTCGGAACACGCCACCGCCGCCCGCACCGATTCCATGATTCGGGCTAACGGCAAGGAACCCACCTGGTACCGCCGGCTGGCCCTGAACCGCCTGCCCCGCATTCAGAATGCCACCAAAGAGGAGATTGAGTACAAGCTGCAGAAGAGCATTTCCATAGCTATGTTTCTGCTAATGCCTCTGTTTGCCCTGCTCCTGAAGGCGCTTTACATCCGGCACCGCCAGTATTACTTAAGTCATCTGATTCTTTCCATCCACTTCCACTGCTTTGTCTTTCTACTGTTTACCGCCAACCTGCTGCTGGGTTACGTGTACAACGGCGAGTGGGGAGTAGTGATAATGCTGCTGCTGCCGGCCTGGTACCTCTACAAGGCACTCCGCCTCATCTATCAGCAGTCGGGGCGCAAAACGGTGGCCAAAGTGCTGCTGATGATGGTAAGCTATGGGTTGGTTATTGCGCTGGTGCTGATGGGTGCGCTGGTGGCCAGTCTGATGATGGTATAGGCCGGGCGGCTTTACTACTGGTTAAAAACCCCTTTCAGAAAGCCGTTGTTCTGCTGCTTTTTCGGCTTCGATTTCTTCTTGTCATCATCCCCGCCCAGAATGCCTTCAAACAAGCCACGCTTCTTTTCTTTCACAATGATGTAGCGCATCGATAAACCCGTGGGGAAGCGCGCCCAGTCGGCGGAGTTGAACTCCACACTGGGCTTAAAGTCGGCGGAAATCACCAGGGGCGTAAAGGCAATTTTATACTCAATGCCGGCAATGGCATCGAAGCCGCCGAAGGTGCCGGTGTCTTTGTTATTGCCCACATGGCCGCCGGCACCAAAATAATAGTTGAGGCTGGGGCCCAGAACGGGAAAGTGCCGCTCGGCCAGCACCGTAGCACTTACCTCCCGGGTATCGGCCAGCGCCAGGCCCTCCAGCGTAGACTTCTCCCATACTTTTTGCTGCACCGTTAAGCCGTAGCCATTGGGACTGTACCGGAAGCCCGCCGCCGTGCGGTATTTCTGCGCCTGCGCACCGGAAAACGACAATATAACGAGCAGCAATACCAGGAAACCCCGACCGGAAAAACGCGCAAACACCATAAATTAAAAGAAAGGTATACTTCGAAAGGAACCCGACTACGGGCAATGTCCGTTGAACGCACAACGGCGGTGCAAAGTACGCGCCGCTTTCGCAGGTTTGCCAGTTTTGGCCCCGGTCCCGTACCTTGCTACCTGATTTCTATTCCGCTTTTCCGGTTTTTGCCAGTGTATATTCACCACGTTGCCTACTATCTGCCTGAGCAGGTAGTCACGAATGAGCATTTTTCCCGCCTGAACGGCCTCTCCCACGAATGGATTGTTGAGCGAACCGGCATACGGGAGCGGCGCAAAGCCGGCCCTGGTGAGAATACCAACACCATGGCTATTGAAGCCACCCAGCGCGCCCTGGCCGCTGCCCCGGCTTTTGAAGTGGAAAAAGTAGACCTGATTGTAGGCGCCACCTACACCCCCCACGATACCATTGTAACCCTGGCCCACGTGGTGCAGCACGCCATTAACGTGCCCGATATCCCGGTGGTGAGCGTTTCCTCCGCCTGCTCTTCCCTGCTGAATGCCCTGGAAGTGGTGGAAGGCTACTTTGCCATGAACAAGGCCACCCGGGCCCTGGTAGTGGTTTCTGAGCACAACACCGCCTATTACAACGAAGACGATACCGTGGCCGGCCACCTCTGGGGCGACGGCGCCGCTACCCTGCTGGTAACCAAAGAGCGCCTGGCCCCCACCGACCTGCGCATGGTGGATTTGATGACGGGCGGTGCCGCCACCGTGGGCAAAGCTACCATCAGCGTAACACTGAAGCCCGTGGAGCGCGGCATTGTGATGCCCTTTGGCAAGGACGTGTTTATCTGGGCCTGCCAGTACATGGCCCGCGTGACCAGCCAGATAATGGAGCGCAACGACCTGCACCTGGACGACATCACTTACCTGATTCCGCACCAGGCCAACCGGCGCATTACCAACAACGTGCTCCAGACGCTGGCTTTGCCGGAGGAGCGCGCCGTATCCAACATTGAGTACCTGGGCAACACCGGCTGTGCCGGCGCTGCCATTGGCCTGGCCGATACCATGGGGCAGCTGCAGCCCGGCAACCGCGTAGTGCTGACCGTTTTTGGCGGCGGCTACTCCTACGGCGCCATGCTGCTGGAGCGCTAGCCTACCGGCTAGTTCATTCCCCGGATAAACGGAATCTGCCCTTCGTGGCCTTTATAGTCGGACCAGCGCAGCACGTGCCAGCCCGCGCGCAGCGGGGGCAGGCGCAGGGGCACAATATTGAGGCCGGGCTGCAGCGTGAGCACCTGTGTTTGCAGCAGGCGGCCCACGGCATCATACACCCGCAGCAGCAGCTGGCCTTCCGTCTCAATTAAGAACTGAATATTGGGCGTTTCATCGGTTACGGGGTTTGGGAAGAGCTCCAGGTTATTAGCCGCCAGGGCACTGTCCCGCACCCGAGCCGGAGCGGCGTAATCAATAATGCCATCGGGGCGCACTACGCCCACCCGGTAGTAAGGCCTGCCAGCGGGCGGGGTAGCATCGGTGATGCTATAGGAGCCGGCATCGGTAGCGGCTACCCGGCCAATGGGCTCCCAGGTGAGGGTATCAAGGCTGCGCTCTATCACGAACTCGGTTACAAAGCACTCGGCGGTGGTGGTCCAGAACACCTGGTTCTGGCCGGCCAGCACGGTTTGCGGGTCTACGCGCACCAGCGGGGCGGGCAGCATGGCTGCGGGGCCGCAGCCCAGGTTGCGGAAGCTGCGGGTAGTGAGCACAAACCGGCCCCCGGCAATGTCGCTCTCGGGGTTTAGCTCCCGGCTGGATTGCTGCCGCCCATAGGCGTAGTGCATCACGGCGCCGGGCAAAATCAGGTGGGAAAGCTGCTGGGCATGCCCCAGCTCGTGCAGCACTACCGATTCAAAGTCGTACTGGGTGGCGGAGGGCAGCCCCGGGCCATACTGCCAGGATTGCGCATCATCAAACACCATATCAAACTCCTTCACGGCAAATACAATCTGGCCATCGGGGCGGCGGCAGCCGGTGTAGTAGCTGGTGGTGCGGCCCAACACGCGCGCGGGCAGCTGGCTGTCACTGGCATCAAAGCCCAGGGCATTTACGTTGTCTTCGGCTTCTATCTTGCCGGTGCGGGAGTCGCCTACTTCCCAGTTTACGCCGGTGTTGCAGCGCCACGTGGCCAGGGCCCGCGCAAAAGCCGGCAAGGCGCCCCGGCTTATAAAGCCGGGGGTGGGCTGAATGGTGTAGCCACCGCGCCCATTGCGGTTGGCATGGTTGGGACGCACAATGTCTTTGCTGTTCTGCTCCTGCACGGTGCTCACGGCGTATACCACGGTAAGCGTGGCTACACTGGTACCGGCGTCCTGCCCATTGGTAGTAACGCGCACGGTACCACTACCGGCCGCCTTGCCGCCCTCACCGTAGGTGGGCACCAGCACTTTTATTTCCGAGTTAGTCCAGCTGACGTAATCCGTTGGCTGGGGCTTTACCAGCGTCTCGCCGCCATCATCAGCATTGCGGAACTCCACAAAGCCATTACCCCGCGTAGCCCCAAAACCGGTACCCCGAATGGTAAGCACCTGGCCGGTGCCCGCGGTAATGCGCAAGGGCGTGAGCGTGCTGATCAGCACGGCCTGGGGCCGGCCTACCGCCGTTTGGCGACGCACCGCCGCTTCCTGCAGGCGCTGATTGGGCTGCACCGGACGCAGGGCCTTGCCCGTGGCCGCTTCCAGGCGGGCGTAAAATGTCTGGTCGATGGCGGCGTACTGCCGGAACGGCTCGGCGGCCGTACCGCTGGCCAGATCATAGCGAATGAAGCCCTGCTCACTGCCATAGGCCATCCAGCTGCCCGTGGGGGTAGTGCCGGCAAAGGTGGCCGGGGCGAGGTAGAAAACCCCTTGCTCGCCGGGAGCCAGGGTGAGGGTGTTGGTCAGGCGCTGCTGATTCAGGCCAACGGTGCCGCCTTCCGTGAGTAGGGTAAGCTCCGGGCCGGTATTCTGCCCCTGAAACACCTTATATATACGAAGGCGGTGGGCGGTGTAAATGCGCTGGTGGGCCGCATCCCAGAAGCTTTCTGAGCGCAGCACTTCACCTTCCACAATCAGCCGGGACTGCTGCACCCGCTCGGCTTCCGGCAGGAGCTGCATGAGGCAGCGCATCTCCGGCCCGGGGGCCTGTGCCCGCGCATTTAGTAAGCCGGTGGAAAGGAGCCCGGCCACCAGCAGCGGCCGCAAAAGGGTAGATAATTTCATGAAACAGCCGAGCTAAAAGTCGTTTTGCAGAAGTACGGAGTTTAGGCGGGTTGGGGCGCTTCGCTACCTTCAAATTATCAGAAAAAGCCAGGCAGCTTGGCGTTAAAACAGGCTCCCTTGCACTGGTTGGGGAATAATGCGGGGCGGCGCTACCTCCAGGCCCGTTAAGCTATGAAGCCGCGCCAGGAAGTACTGCGTCCAGACGGGGGCGTGCATGATGTCTTTCTGATGAATGAAGAAGTAGACGGTTTGCAGCCCGGCGGCCAGCCACGCGGCCAGGCGCTCGGCCCAGGCGTCGGCGCGCTGGTAGTCCGTGGGTACCAGGCCGTGGCCGTTAAAGCGGATGAAGGCCACGGGCGTGGTCAGGCGCTGGTGCAGCACGTCGCGGCGGCCGGCCACATCGGTAATGACCAGCGTTTTCCCCAGAGCTTCCAGCATTTCAAATACCGATTCGCGCAGGGCGGTATCGGCAAACCAGGCGGGGTGGCGCAGCTCTACGGCCAGGGGCACGTCGGCGGGGAAATCGAGCAGGTAGCGCTCCAGGCGGGGCAGCCGCTCGGGGCCGAAGTGCGGGGGCAGTTGCAGAAAGGTCATGCCCAGGGCCGGGCCCAGCTCCTGAATAGCCCGACAAAAGGTGAGGGTGAGGTCATCGGCGTTATACAGCTCCCGCTCGTGGCTGATGCTTTGCGGCATTTTGGGGCAGAAGCGGAAGCCTTCGGGCACGGCCGCCCGCCATTTGCGCACGGTGGGCGCGTCGGGAATGCGGTAGTGGGTGGTATTCAGCTCAATGCTGTTAAACTGCCGGGCATAGTGGCTCAGGAAATCTGCCTCTTTGGCGCCGGCCGGAAAGTAAGAACCCAGCCAGGCTTTATTGGTCCAGATGGGGCAGCCCACAAACACCTGGGGCGGGGCTACAAGCGGGGCCGGGCGGGCCAGCACCGCGGCGGTACCCGGGTGGTCCGGGGGCAGACGAAAATCAACGTAGCGCAGATCAGAAAGGCGACCAAAATCCATACCGCAAGATACGAGGCCGCCCACCTCAGCGGACGTCTATGTTCATAACAAATAATTAGCACCTATGCAACCAGGTTTTTACCTAGTTGATGGGTTGATGGCCAAAATTTTTTATCTCCCTTATTATCTAATTTTCTTGGATTCCAGTCAATCGTCCCTTAATAATTCAAAAAAGTGCATCAACCAAGAGTAAGCGCAATTTTTTGTGAAAAATTATTGCATATATTTTGTACAAGTTTTAGCGGAAAAAGACAATAACAGAGCTGACATATAAAGACCTTCTTTGGAAGTTTCCCATCGATTTGGGATTGTGCTAATAGTTTTGCCACCCTTCACCAACGCAACGAACACTATGAAGTTACTCTACCGCATGGATGTCTCGGGCTTGATGATGGCACTGCTTTGTTTGCTGCTGTCTGCCCCGCTCAGCACTGCCTGGGCCCACACAGAAACGATAGAAGAAACCCCAACCGGCAAAACCGCCGCTAAAAAAACCGTGTTGCGGGGCCGGGCCTCCTGGTATGGCCGCGAGCATCAGGGCCTGCGCACCAGCAGCGGCGAGCGGTTTGACCGTTTTAAATATACCTGCGCCCACAAAACGCTGCCCTTCGGCACCCGTTTGCGCGTCACCAATCCAAAAAACGGCAAGTCCGTAGTGGTCCGGGTTTCCGACCGGGGCCCGTTCCGCCACCAGCGCATTCTGGATCTGGCCGAAGTAGCAGCCCGCCCGCTGGATATTGTCCGCATGGGTGCCGTATCCGTGGTAGCGGAAATAGTCCCTTCGGATACCCCCCTCGGCCCCACGGACGCCCCCGGGAACCTGGCCGAACTGACCACCGACCCCGAAGCCACCACGCTGGCCACCGTTATTGAGCCCGGCGCTACCGAAGCCGCCGATGCGGTTGTAATTCCCGAGCCCGCCCCCACCTTCGTTATTCAGGCCGGCACCTATGGCGATGCGCGCAACGCGCAGGCCGTGCAGGCTAAAATTCAGGCCCTCGATAATACCCTGCCCGTGAGCATTGCTGCCACCACGGTAGATGGCCGCTCCCTGAACCGCGTAATTGTAGGCCAGTATGCCTCGCCGGCTGATGCTGAAGCTACCCGCCGCAAGCTGCAGGAGTGGGGTATCAGTGGCCTGGTGCGCCAGAAAGAGAACTTCTAACACAGCCTTAGTGGCCTGTTACTTAAAAGCCCGTCGGACCTGAGCGTCCGGCGGGCTTTTTTGTGCGATGCAACGCTACTGGGGTGTCTGGTCTCCTCTTGGGGTATTCATTCTCTTTTCTTATTCCTTCCCCTACTTTACTTTATGAAAAAGCTGATTATGCTGCTGGGCGGCGCCATGCTGCTCACCATTTCTGCTTCGGCTCAAACTGAAAAAGGCACCGTAATGCTGGGCTTGTCTGGTGGCAACTTTGGGTACTCCCATGACAAGAATAGTAATGGTTCCAACATTTCAGCGAGCCTGTCTCCCAGCGCTGGTGTTTTTCTGATGAATAATTTTTTGGTAGGGGCCAGAGTGAATGTCAATTACTATTACTTCAGTCAGAACCCCTATACTATTACTCCAGTAAACCCTTACCACTATACAAATGAAGGGTTAGGCTATGGCTTGGGCCCTTTTGCCCGCTACTATGTTCCCAGCGCTAGCCGGCACCGGTTTTTTGCTGAGGCCGGAGTAGAGTTTTACAAGACTCGTTCCAGTACCCGGGTTGAGTATAATGGCACCGAAGAAGTTAATAAGATGAAGAACACGCACTCGGGCTTCCATGGGGCTTTGGGCTATAATTACTTCTTCACCCCAAACATAGCTTTAGAGGCCACGATTGGCTATCATCACACTGATTTGAGCCAAGCCTATTCAAGCGGCAACCTACGGGGCCAGCTGGGTCTCAGTATCTTCCTGCAAAAGCGCCAAGCAGCCGCCCCGCAGCCATAACAATAGCATAACTACTACTTTAAAAGGGCGGCCCATGAAGGTCGCCCTTTTTCGTGCGGGCTGTTTTCTGCCGCTCCGCCGTTGCATTTTGCGGCAAGGCTTCTACCTTAAGCGCCCCAACCAACTGCCCGCTATGTTCCAGTGGATGAAAGCCTTTACTGCCGTGCTCCTCAGCCTGCTGCTGACGTGGGTGCTCAACGCCAAGCAGGGTGATGTGCCGCCCATGGGCAAGTTCCTGAGCCCATTCCGCGGGTTCTGGCAGAACGCCGAGCGGGAGCAGGATTTCCCCGCCCGGCAAACCCTCACGCTGCCGGGCCTGCAGCAGCCCGTGCAGGTGCGCTTTGATGATAAGCGCGTGCCCCACGTGTTTGCCCAGAACGACCACGACCTGTACTTTGCTCAGGGCTACCTCACCGCCCGCGACCGGCTCTGGCAGATGGAATTCCAGACCCACGTAGCCGCCGGGCGCCTCTCGGAGATAGTAGGCGAGAAACGACTGGAAACCGACCGGTTTTTCCGGCGCATGGGCCTGCCCTACGGCGCTAAACGTTCCCTGGCCGTGATGATGGCCGACCCCACCACCCGCACCGTGCTGGAATCGTACTCGGCGGGCGTGAATGCCTACATCCATTCCCTCACGCCGGCCACACTGCCCTTTGAGTATAAGCTGCTGAATTACGCCCCGGAACCCTGGCAGCCGCTGAAATGCGCCCTGCTCCTGAAATTTATGGCCTGGGACCTGAGCGGCCGCACCGATGACCTGCGCCTCTCCAATATCCTGAACAAATACGGCCCGGGCGTGGTGAAGGACCTGTTTCCGGACTACCCCCTACGCGAAGACCCCATTGTGCCCGTGGGCGCGCCGCTGGATTTTAAACCCGTGCCGGTACCGCCCACGCCGAAAGAGTTTTCGGCTGAGTTATCCAATAACACCCCGCGCAACGAGCCGGATGCGGAGCTGGGCTCCAACAACTTTGCCGTCAGCGGCAGCAAGTCGGCCACGGGCTTTCCCCTGCTGGCCAACGACCCGCATCTGCAGTTGAACCTGCCCAGCATCTGGTACCAGATTCAGCTCTCAGCGCCGGGGGTGAATGTGTATGGCGTGACCATTCCGGGCGCGCCCACGGTTATTATCGGGTTTAACTCTGATGTGGCTTGGGGCGTGACCAACGTGGGGGCCGATGTGCTGGACTGGTATCAGCTGAAATTTAAGGATGCCACGCAGCGGGAGTACTGGCACGATGGCCGCTGGAAACCCATCCGGCGCGTGGTGGAGCGCATCAAAGTGCGCGGCCAGGTCGACCGCCTCGATACGGTGCTGTACACCCACCACGGCCCCATCGTGTACGACCACGACGAAAAGCCTTTCCTCTCGCAAACGCCCATCCGGCACGCCATGCGCTGGACGGCCCACGACGGCGCCAACGAGGTATTGGCCTTCTACCGCCTCAACCGCGCCCACTCCTACCCCGACTACACGGCTGCGCTGAGCACCTACGGTTCTCCGGCCCAGAACTTCATCTTTGCCGATGCCGGAAATGATATTGCCATCTGGCCCAACGGACGCTTCCCGCTGAAATGGCGCGACCAGGGCAAGTTTATTCTGGATGGCACCAACCCCGCCCACGACTGGCAGGGCTGGATTCCGCAGCCGCAAAACCCGCACGTGAAAAACCCGGGGCGCGGCTTCGTATCGTCGGCCAACCAGTTTTCCGCCGGCCCCGATTATCCTTATTACCTGGGCTGGGAATTTGCCCCCTGGGACCGGGGCCACCGCATCAACCAGCGCCTGGCCCGCATGACCAGCGCCACTGTGGATAGTCTGCGGCTGCTGCAGAATGATAACCTGGGCATTAATGCGCAGCTCATGCTGCCCCGCATGCTGGCGCTCCTGCGCGGCCAGTCGCTCAGCCCGGCCCAGCAACAAGTAACCCAGGCCCTCAGCCGCTGGAACTACTTCTATGATGCCGCTGCCATTGGACCTACGGTGTTTGAGCTATGGTACAAAACGCTGCTAAAGCAACTCTGGGAGGATGACTTCGGAGCCCAGGCCGGGGCAGAAATGCGCTACCCCTCCCGCGACCGGACCAATACATTAGTACTGAAAGAAGACCACAGCCCCTGGGTTGATGACCGTCGCACCCCGGCCGTAGAAACCCTCCCCCAACTGGCGCGGCAGTCCTTTCAATTTGCGGTAGATTCCCTACAGCGCAAATTCGGACCGCTGAGCCCGCAATGGAACTGGGCTAATCAGAAGAGCACCGATATTCTGCACCTGGCCCAACTGCCCGGCTTTGGCCGCATGGATATTGTGTGCGGGGGCGGGGCTGGTATTGTGAATGCTACTTCCGAGCGCAACGGGCCTTCCTGGCGCATGGTGGTGGCGCTGGGGCCGCAGGTGCACGCCTTCGGGGTGTTTCCCGGGGGCCAAAGTGGCAACCCCGGCTCGGCCCACTACGATGACCTGATTGAAACCTGGCGCCTCGGCCAGCTGAACGAGCTGATTTTCCTGCGCTCTGCTACCGAAGCTAACCCGCGGGTTTCCACCGCCTGGTCGCTTACTTCCCAATAACTTCTCTGCCTTATTATGGTGCTTTTTCTCTTGATTCTGGTGCTGGCGGCCATTGCGCAGCTTTTCCTGCCGTGGTGGATTATTACGCCACTCTGCTTTATGCTGGCTACCTGGCGCGGCCGCAAGGGCGGTCAGGCGTGGCTGGCCGGGTTTGCCGGGGTGGGGCTGGGCTGGCTGGTTCTGGCCAGTTGGCTGCACGTGCGCACGGAGGGCATTCTGAGTCACCGGGTGGCGCAGCTGCTGCCGCTGGGTGGCCACGGTTGGGCCTTGGTGCTGGTAACGGCAATACTGGGCGGGCTGGTGGGCGGCTTTGCGGCGCTGGCCGGCGCGTGGGTACGGCAGGCGGTGTTGAGTCAGCGACAAGTACCGGTGGAGCCAATGCAGCCGGCAGCCAGAAAACTGACCCTTTAAGAGTGTATAAGAGAATTGTCATGCTGAGCTTGTCGAAGCATCTCGCTAGTGTGGTATACCTTGGCAACATCAGCACGCGAGATGTCTCGACTTCACTCGACATGACATTCTTTTTCCCAACAGAGTCAGCACGCGAGAGGCTCCGCCTCTGCATGACACAAACGCAGGAATTAATCTAATAGCGGGAAATAAAGGCGAAGGCTTCCAGCGTATAGCGGGCGGCGGAAGTAAAGTGGTTGCCGCCCTCAATGGGGTGCAGCTCTACCTGCGTGGCGCCGCGGCTGCGCATGGCCTTGTAGGCATCTTCTGAGTTGAAGTAGGGCACGTAGTCGTCGGCGGTGCCGTGGAAG carries:
- a CDS encoding DUF3667 domain-containing protein → MSHSRVKLPACANCAYPFPEGQPNEFCPRCGQQNHEINLSFGHVLEETLEGVFHFDSKVFRTLRLLLFKPGRLTQLFNDGHRVDFVPPIRLYVFISFVFFLLLSMQHSDSGKKEKVFSDIKVTTEADKRDLATADSLLQNTVGEKPFGVTVGKPYSKDTTNIFDLKLSQRDVQWFSEHATAARTDSMIRANGKEPTWYRRLALNRLPRIQNATKEEIEYKLQKSISIAMFLLMPLFALLLKALYIRHRQYYLSHLILSIHFHCFVFLLFTANLLLGYVYNGEWGVVIMLLLPAWYLYKALRLIYQQSGRKTVAKVLLMMVSYGLVIALVLMGALVASLMMV
- a CDS encoding 3-oxoacyl-ACP synthase III family protein, with amino-acid sequence MYIHHVAYYLPEQVVTNEHFSRLNGLSHEWIVERTGIRERRKAGPGENTNTMAIEATQRALAAAPAFEVEKVDLIVGATYTPHDTIVTLAHVVQHAINVPDIPVVSVSSACSSLLNALEVVEGYFAMNKATRALVVVSEHNTAYYNEDDTVAGHLWGDGAATLLVTKERLAPTDLRMVDLMTGGAATVGKATISVTLKPVERGIVMPFGKDVFIWACQYMARVTSQIMERNDLHLDDITYLIPHQANRRITNNVLQTLALPEERAVSNIEYLGNTGCAGAAIGLADTMGQLQPGNRVVLTVFGGGYSYGAMLLER
- a CDS encoding matrixin family metalloprotease — protein: MKLSTLLRPLLVAGLLSTGLLNARAQAPGPEMRCLMQLLPEAERVQQSRLIVEGEVLRSESFWDAAHQRIYTAHRLRIYKVFQGQNTGPELTLLTEGGTVGLNQQRLTNTLTLAPGEQGVFYLAPATFAGTTPTGSWMAYGSEQGFIRYDLASGTAAEPFRQYAAIDQTFYARLEAATGKALRPVQPNQRLQEAAVRRQTAVGRPQAVLISTLTPLRITAGTGQVLTIRGTGFGATRGNGFVEFRNADDGGETLVKPQPTDYVSWTNSEIKVLVPTYGEGGKAAGSGTVRVTTNGQDAGTSVATLTVVYAVSTVQEQNSKDIVRPNHANRNGRGGYTIQPTPGFISRGALPAFARALATWRCNTGVNWEVGDSRTGKIEAEDNVNALGFDASDSQLPARVLGRTTSYYTGCRRPDGQIVFAVKEFDMVFDDAQSWQYGPGLPSATQYDFESVVLHELGHAQQLSHLILPGAVMHYAYGRQQSSRELNPESDIAGGRFVLTTRSFRNLGCGPAAMLPAPLVRVDPQTVLAGQNQVFWTTTAECFVTEFVIERSLDTLTWEPIGRVAATDAGSYSITDATPPAGRPYYRVGVVRPDGIIDYAAPARVRDSALAANNLELFPNPVTDETPNIQFLIETEGQLLLRVYDAVGRLLQTQVLTLQPGLNIVPLRLPPLRAGWHVLRWSDYKGHEGQIPFIRGMN
- a CDS encoding DUF72 domain-containing protein → MDFGRLSDLRYVDFRLPPDHPGTAAVLARPAPLVAPPQVFVGCPIWTNKAWLGSYFPAGAKEADFLSHYARQFNSIELNTTHYRIPDAPTVRKWRAAVPEGFRFCPKMPQSISHERELYNADDLTLTFCRAIQELGPALGMTFLQLPPHFGPERLPRLERYLLDFPADVPLAVELRHPAWFADTALRESVFEMLEALGKTLVITDVAGRRDVLHQRLTTPVAFIRFNGHGLVPTDYQRADAWAERLAAWLAAGLQTVYFFIHQKDIMHAPVWTQYFLARLHSLTGLEVAPPRIIPQPVQGSLF
- a CDS encoding septal ring lytic transglycosylase RlpA family protein — encoded protein: MKLLYRMDVSGLMMALLCLLLSAPLSTAWAHTETIEETPTGKTAAKKTVLRGRASWYGREHQGLRTSSGERFDRFKYTCAHKTLPFGTRLRVTNPKNGKSVVVRVSDRGPFRHQRILDLAEVAARPLDIVRMGAVSVVAEIVPSDTPLGPTDAPGNLAELTTDPEATTLATVIEPGATEAADAVVIPEPAPTFVIQAGTYGDARNAQAVQAKIQALDNTLPVSIAATTVDGRSLNRVIVGQYASPADAEATRRKLQEWGISGLVRQKENF
- a CDS encoding outer membrane beta-barrel protein — encoded protein: MKKLIMLLGGAMLLTISASAQTEKGTVMLGLSGGNFGYSHDKNSNGSNISASLSPSAGVFLMNNFLVGARVNVNYYYFSQNPYTITPVNPYHYTNEGLGYGLGPFARYYVPSASRHRFFAEAGVEFYKTRSSTRVEYNGTEEVNKMKNTHSGFHGALGYNYFFTPNIALEATIGYHHTDLSQAYSSGNLRGQLGLSIFLQKRQAAAPQP
- a CDS encoding penicillin acylase family protein, giving the protein MKAFTAVLLSLLLTWVLNAKQGDVPPMGKFLSPFRGFWQNAEREQDFPARQTLTLPGLQQPVQVRFDDKRVPHVFAQNDHDLYFAQGYLTARDRLWQMEFQTHVAAGRLSEIVGEKRLETDRFFRRMGLPYGAKRSLAVMMADPTTRTVLESYSAGVNAYIHSLTPATLPFEYKLLNYAPEPWQPLKCALLLKFMAWDLSGRTDDLRLSNILNKYGPGVVKDLFPDYPLREDPIVPVGAPLDFKPVPVPPTPKEFSAELSNNTPRNEPDAELGSNNFAVSGSKSATGFPLLANDPHLQLNLPSIWYQIQLSAPGVNVYGVTIPGAPTVIIGFNSDVAWGVTNVGADVLDWYQLKFKDATQREYWHDGRWKPIRRVVERIKVRGQVDRLDTVLYTHHGPIVYDHDEKPFLSQTPIRHAMRWTAHDGANEVLAFYRLNRAHSYPDYTAALSTYGSPAQNFIFADAGNDIAIWPNGRFPLKWRDQGKFILDGTNPAHDWQGWIPQPQNPHVKNPGRGFVSSANQFSAGPDYPYYLGWEFAPWDRGHRINQRLARMTSATVDSLRLLQNDNLGINAQLMLPRMLALLRGQSLSPAQQQVTQALSRWNYFYDAAAIGPTVFELWYKTLLKQLWEDDFGAQAGAEMRYPSRDRTNTLVLKEDHSPWVDDRRTPAVETLPQLARQSFQFAVDSLQRKFGPLSPQWNWANQKSTDILHLAQLPGFGRMDIVCGGGAGIVNATSERNGPSWRMVVALGPQVHAFGVFPGGQSGNPGSAHYDDLIETWRLGQLNELIFLRSATEANPRVSTAWSLTSQ